The nucleotide window ACGTCCTCAACGGCTCCAAGACCTTCATCACCGGTGGTGTGCACGCCGACCGCATGATCGTCTGCGCCCGCACCTCCCCGGCGACCGCCGAGGACCGCCGCCACGGCATCTCCCTGTTCGTCGTGGACACCAAGGCCGAGGGCTACTCGGTGGGCCGCAAGCTCGACAAGCTCGGGCTGCGCACCTCCGACACCGCCGAGCTGGCCTTCGTCGACGTCAAGGTCCCGGTCGAGGACCTGCTCGGCGAGGAGAACAAGGGCTTCTACTACCTCGGCCACAACCTGGCCTCCGAGCGCTGGGGCATCGCCTACGGCGCGTACGCGCAGGCCAAGGCGGCCATCCGGTTCACCAAGCAGTACGTCAAGGACCGTGTCGTCTTCGGGCAGCCGGTCGCCGCGTTCCAGAACACCAAGTTCGAGCTGGCCGCCTGCCAGGCCGAGGTGGACGCCGCCGAGGCCGTCGTCGACCGCGCCACCGAGGCCCTGGACGCCGGCGAGCTGACCCCGGCCGAGGCCGCCTCCGCGAAGCTCTTCGCCACCGAGGTCGCCCACCGCGTGATCGACCGCTGCCTCCAGCTGCACGGCGGCTACGGCTTCATGAACGAGTACCCGATCGCCCGCCTGTACGCGGACAACCGCGTCAACCGCATCTACGGCGGCACCAGCGAGATCATGAAGTCGATCATCGCGAAGGACATGGGTCTGTAAGGCACCGGAAATTACCATCCAGTACAACTGACCTCATGAGTCAGGCACCACTTCAGGATCTCCTCGATCTGCTCGACCTCGAGCAGATCGAGGAGAACATCTTCCGCGGTCAGTCCCGGCCCGCCATCGTCCCCAGGGTCTTCGGCGGGCAGGTCGCGGCCCAGGCGCTCGTCGCCGCCGGGCGCACGGTCCCCAGGGACCGGCTGCCCCACTCCCTGCACGCGTACTTCCTGCGCATCGGCGACCCCGGCGCACCCATCGTCTACACCGTCGACCGTATGAACGACGGCCGCTCCTTCACCGCGCGCCGCGTCCTCGCGGTCCAGCACGGGCAGCCCATCTTCGCCCTGTCGGCGTCCTTCCAGCGGTACGAGGAGGGGCTCGAACACCAGGCTCCGATGCCGTCCGCGCCCGACCCGGAGACCCTCCCCACCGCCGAGGAACGGCTCGCGGGGTACGACCTCGCCCCCGAGGTCGTACAGAAGATGCTGGAGTCGCGGGCCGCCGTCGACGTGCGCTACGTCGACGACCCGCCGTTCGGCCGGTACGGCGAGCCGCGCGAGCCGCACTCGCAGGTGTGGTTCCGCGCCGACGGCAAGCTGGACGACGACCCGCTCCTGCATGTCGTCCTCGCCACCTATGTCTCCGACATGACGCTCCTCGACTCCATCCTGCTGGCGCACGGGCGCGGCGGCTGGGCCGTCGGTGACGTGGTCGGTGCCTCGCTGGACCACGCCATGTGGTTCCACCGCCCGTTCCGGGCCGACGAGTGGCTGCTGTACGACCAGGAGTCGCCGTCCGCGTCGGCCGGCCGCGGCCTCGGCCAGGGCCGGATCTACACGCGGGACGGGCGGCTCGCCATCTCGGTGATCCAGGAGGGCGTGGTCCGCGTACCCCGGTGAGGGGCGAAATGCGGACCGCGCGGACCGTGTTGCGGGCGTTTGGGTGACATGCGTCACTGGCGAAGGAAACAACCAGAAAATCCCTTTGGGAGGAATCAAGATGGTTGAACCCTTCACCGGTGGGAATTCCGCCGTCGCGGTCTGGTCGGAGTTCTGCGCCATCGCCCCCAGCCCGGAGCTGCGCGAGAGAGTGCGCCGCGAACTGGAGCGGGTCCGCGGCGAGTCGGACCTGGGCAGCATGTTCCGCACCAACGGCGCCCCCCGCAGGCTCGGCTTCGACGACGGCACGATCATCCCGGCGGGCGAGTTCCCGCCCGGCACACCGCACGAGGCCATCCGGAACGCGGCCGCCACCCGCACGCCGCTGACCGGCGCGGTCCGGGTCGTCGTCGTCCTGGCGGACTTCCAGGACAAGCCGATGACCGCCGAGAAGGAGCACTTCGAGAAGCTGTTCTTCTCCGTGGGCGAGCTGCGGCACGGCAGTGTCCGGGACTACTTCCGCGAGGTGACCCATGGCCTGGTGGACATCGTCGGCGAGGTCATCGGTCCCGTCCGGCTGCCGAAGAAGCTCTCCTGGTACGCCAACAACAACTTCGGCATCGGCCGCCCGAGGGGTGAGGCACGCGCCCGGCTCATGGCCAGGGACGCCGCCGTCCTGGCCGACCCCCTCGTCAACTACGCGCCGTACGACAACGACGGCAACGGTTTCGTCGACGCGTTCATGGTCCTGCACGCCGGCTCCGGCGGCGAGGCCACCGGTGACCCCGGGGACATCTGGTCGCACAAGTGGGTCCTGCCGAGCGCGTACAACGCCGACGGCGCCCGGATCTTCGGCTACCTCACGATTCCCGAGGACGCCAAGATCGGGGTCTGCGCCCATGAGCTGGGGCACCTGCTGTTCGGCTTCCCCGACCTGTACGACATCGACGGCTCATCGGAGGGTGTCGGCGACTGGTGTCTGATGGGCGGCGGTTCATGGGGCGGCGGCGGAGACATCCCGACGCACCCCTCGGCCTGGTGCAAGGTCCAGCAGGGCTGGGCCAAGGCCGTCAACGTCACGAACGACACGACGCTGTCCATCCCCGACGTCAAGAGCGGCTTCGAGGCGCACCGGCTGTGGACCGACGGCCTGCCGGGGAACGAGTACTTCCTGGTGGAGAACCGCCAACGCACCGGGTACGACACCTCGTTGCCCGAATCCGGCCTGCTGATCTGGCACGTCGACGAGGGTCAGCAGGACAACTCGAACGAGAACCACTTCATGGTGGGCCTGGTCCAGGCCGACGACCAGCGCGACCTGGAATGGGGCACGAACCGCGGCGACAGCGGCGACCCCTACCCCGGGAGCACCGGCAACACCGCGTTCGGCGACCGGAGCAGCCCCAGCTCCCAGTCGTACGCTGGGGCCCCGACCGGTGTCTCCGTCACGGACATCTCGGCGTCCGGCGCCACGATGACGGCCAGGGTGTCGGTGTCCTCGGCACAAGCCGTGCGCATGCCGGTCGCCGTCGCCGCCGGGCCCGAGGCGGAGGACATGTCCGCGCTCGTCGAGACCATCCATGAACTGCAGGAACGGCTCGCCTCCTTGGAGCAGACGGTGGCGAACTACCCCTGGGCGGGCGCCGAGGCCTACCTCCGGCAGAGCGCGCGGCCCGAGCCCAAGGCTGCGGCGGGCGGCCCGCAGTCCCCGGCCAAGGCGAGCAACTCGCAGGCCAGGCACCGGCACCAGGGCCCACCCCATCGGTGACCGCCGGCCATGGTGCAGGCGATCGACAACCGGACCGATCTGACCACGCGGCTGGTCGGGACCGAGCAGCACCCACGGTTGGCCGACTGGGACCGGGCGGAGGTGGAGGTGCTCGCCGCCGAGCCGGTGGCCGGCTACGCCGACCTGCTGTCGCGGAACGTCGGGCACCGCCTGCTGCTCGCGGTGCCGCGCCCGCTTCTGGCGGACGCGGCACCGGGGTCCGTCATCCGCGTACGGGCCAGACTGGCCGCGGGTGAGGCGATGGCCGAGCGCAGACCGACACCGGGCACCTTCGCCGTCGAACCGGCGCCGGGAGGTGCGTGAGGCCGGTCATGACGAAACACAGTGGTCGGCTCATGGGCCCGCGCCCCGTGCTTTCAGGGGCGCGGGGAGAACTGCGCGAGCGACCACACACGACCCGCGGCCGCCGAGGAACTCTCCCTCCCCCGAGCTGTCGGGCGCTCCCCGCCGGCCGGAGGCCTACGCCAGCCCCGCCTGTTCCAGCAGGTACGCCGTCATCGGGTCGTAGTAGCGCGGGCTGAGGACGTGGTCGTCGAGCGGGACCGCGACCTGGAGGGTGCCCTCGGACTCGGCGAGGAACAGGGCCGGGTCGTTGCAGTCCGCGTAGCCGACGGAGTCGATGCCGAGCTGGCCCGCGCAGCCCGCCCAGCCGTGGTCGGCGACGACCAGGTCGGGCAGTGGACGGCCGGCGCCCTCCATGCCTCTGAGAATGGCGCGCATCGGCTCGGGGGAGTGGGTGTGCCAGAGGCTGGCGCCGTGTTCGAGGACGGCGACGTCCGCGAACTGCATGACGTAGCCCTCGTCCGTCTGCAGCCCGTCCGGGATGACGACGATCTCGCAGCCCGCCGCGCGCAGCGCCTGCGCCGTCGCCCGGTGCACGTCGAGGAGGCCGCCGGGGTGGCCGGTGGCGAACAGGACGCGCTGCTTGCCGGCCGCCGCCTTGCGGAGCCGGGCGGCCATGCGCTCCAGGGCGTCGACCGTCAGGTCCGGGTCGATGGTGTCCTGGCCGTAGCGGTGCCCCGGGTCGTCGTTCACGCCGACGCGCTCGGCCATCACGGCGAGTACGTCCTGCTCGTCGCTCCAGCGGTCGCCCAGCTCCAGGCCCAGCCAGTAGTGGCGGTTGCCGTTGGCCAGTTCGCGGTAGTGGGAGAGGTTGTTCTCGCGCGGCGTGGCGACGTCGCCCGCGATACGCGTTTGTACGAGGTGCTCGACGAGCTCGGCGCGGCTGGGGGTCCCGGATATCGGCATGCCTCCATTGTGAGGCAGACAACTGCGGGAGTCCCGGCCGTCCCGGGCGCTGCGACCTGCGTCACTCCACCCACCGCGCCGTTCAGCCTGTCCGCAGCGCGAACCACAACTCCATCCGTACGTCCGGGTCGTCGAGATCCGCCTCCAGCAACGCGGCACAGCGGCCGATCCGTTGGCGCACGGTGTTGCGATGCACCGCCAGCGCCACGGCCGTCCGGTCCCAACTGCCGTGCAGGGAGAGCCAGGTGCGCAGGGTCTCGCCGAGGGCGGGGGAGTCGGCGAGGGGCGCGAGGAGGGCGCGGGCGTGGGCGGCCGCGTCCACCGCCGGGACCAGGTCGGCCAGCGCGGTACGGGCCCCGTGCCGGACCAGCGCCGTACGGGTGGCCCTCGCCCGGGCCAGGGCGCGGGCCGCGTGGGTGTCGGCGGCGGCCCACTCGTGCGGGGCGGCCGGGGCGGCGACCCCGAGCGTCCAGCCCGGCTGGGCGGTGACCTCGTGGTCGGCGGGGACGAGGATCCGTACGACATCGCCGTGGGCGTCGACCAGCGCGGAGCCGAGGGCTGCGCCGAGCGCTGCGGCGGAGACGGTGTCCGGCGGCGGCCCGTCGTCCGCCGGGCGGGCGTGCACGACCAGCCACGGCCCGGCGCCGAGCAGCGGCGCGACGTCCTCCGGGGACGCCCCGAGGAGCAGCCGCACGAGCGCCGCCGCCCGGGCCGCGCCGGTGCCGCTCTGCTGTTCGCCGGTGAGGAGGGAGAGGAGTACGGCTGCCACCGCGGCGATGGTGTGGTCGCCGTGTTCGCGCCATGGAGTGGCCACCCCGAGCACGAATCCCTGCCCGGCGCCGAGGGCGTACGCGGAGAGGTGCGTGCCGTCGACAGTGTCGGTGGCGGAGGCGGGGATGGGGGCGGGAGTGGGGGCGGGTGTGGATGTGGATGTGTGCGGGGAGAGCTCGGGGGGTCGGGGTGTTCCGGCGGGTGCGGGTTCGTGGGGGCCGACCACTGTTGCCAGGTCGGCCAGGGCGGCCGGTGTCGGGCCCCGTCCCGCCGACGCCAGCTCCACCCCCTCCGGCCCGTACAGCACCGCTCGGCCGCCGACCCGTCCGGCCAGCTGTCGCAGTACCGCGCGTACCGGGTCCGGGCGGGACGCCGCTGCGGCCAGGCTCTGCTGGGCCTCGGTGACACGGCGGAGTTCGGCGTGGCGGGCGCGGGCCATGAGCTGCCAGACGGCGCGGGCGACACCCGAGAAGGTCGTCCGCGGCGGCACCTCGATCAGCGGCAGGCCGTAGGTGTCGCAGGCCTCGACGAGCGCCCTCGGCACCGTGTCGTGCACCGGGGCCACCCCGAAGCCGAGGGCCGCCCCGCCCGCCGCGACGACGCGGGAGACGTAGTCGTCGAAGTACGTCCCCGAACCCGCAGGCTCCGGGACATGGATCCCGGCCGTCAGCAGCAGCTCGCCGCCGAGCAGGTACGGGTAGGGGTCGGACATCTCCGAGGTGTGGGCCCAGTGGATCGCCGTGTCCTCGTCCACCGGGCCGGCGATCTGCCGCAGACCCAGGTCCTCGCGGGCGAGGAGGGCCGAGAGGGGCACGGGTGGAGTGGGGGGAACCACGGGGTCCGGCATGATGTGCGTTTCCTTCATCCTCATCGGCCCGAATGGATGAAACGTACACTTCGCAGCCGCTTTCCGGCCACCTAAGGTCAGTGCTCGTCGCCCGCCACCGAGCATGTACTGAAGTAGTACATATGTGATGAAGCACAGGAAAGAAGGCAGAACATCATGAGCGGCATCGAGACGCCCCGAGGCCCCGTCGACTCCTCCCGCATCCCCCGGTACGCCGGGCCCGCCACCTACGCCCGGCTGCCCCGCCTCGACGAGGTGGGCCGCGCGGACGTCGCGGTCGTGGGCGTGCCGTTCGACTCCGGCGTCTCCTACCGGCCGGGCGCCCGCTTCGGCGGCAACGCGATCCGCGAGGCGTCCCGGCTGCTGCGCCCCTACAACCCGGCCCAGGACGCCTCCCCCTTCGCCCTCGCCCAGGTCGCGGACGCCGGTGACATCGCCGCCAACCCGTTCAACATCGACGAGGCGGTGGAGACGGTCGAGGCGGCGGCGGACGAGCTGCTGGGGACGGGGGCGAGGCTGATGACCCTGGGCGGCGACCACACCATCGCGCTCCCGCTGCTGAGGTCCGTGGCCAAGAAGCACGGCCCGGTCGCCCTGCTCCACTTCGACGCGCACCTCGACACCTGGGACACGTACTTCGGCGCCGAGTACACGCACGGCACCCCGTTCCGGCGGGCCGTGGAGGAGGGAATCCTGGACACGGAGGCGCTGTCCCACGTGGGCACGCGCGGCCCGCTCTACGGCAAGCAGGACCTCACCGACGACGAGAAGATGGGCTTCGGGATCGTCACCTCCGCCGACATCTACCGCCGGGGCGCCGACGAGGTCGCGGACCAGCTCCGCCAGCGCATCGGCGACCGTCCGCTCTACATCTCCATCGACATCGACTGCCTCGACCCGGCCCACGCGCCGGGCACGGGAACCCCGGAGGCGGGCGGCATGACCTCCCGCGAGCTGCTGGAGATCCTGCGCGGCCTGGCGTCCTGCAACCTGGTCTCCGCCGACGTCGTCGAGGTGGCGCCCGCGTACGATCACGCCGAGATCACCGCCGTGGCCGCCTCGCACACGGCGTACGAACTCACCACGATCATGTCCCGCCAGATCGCGCAGGCGAAGCAGTCGAAGCAGGAGAAGGCAGCGAAGTGACCCACGACCACGACCTGGTACTCCGCCCGACGGCCGCCCAGACGGAGGCCGCGCTGAACCCTCCCCCCGGCCGCACCGGCGGAGACCTGGTCGTGGAGACCCTGGCGGCGCTCGGCACGACGACCGTGTTCGGTCTCCCCGGCCAGCACGCGCTCGGCATGTTCGACGCCCTGCGCCGCTCGGACCTCCGCTATATCGGCCTGCGGGTCGAGAACAACGCCGGCTTCGCGGCGGACGCGTACGGCCGGATCACCGGCGAGGCGGCCCCCCTGCTGCTGTCGACGGGCCCGGGCGCGCTGACCTCGCTCCCCGCGCTCCAGGAGGCGGCGGCGGCCTCGGCGCCCGTCCTCGCCATCGCCAGCCAGATCCCGACGGCGGGCCTCGGCGGCGGCCGCCACGGCTACCTCCACGAACTCCCGGACCAGTCGGCCTCGTTCAGGGGCGTGGTCAAGTCCGTCCACACCGTCCGTACGCAGTCCCAGATCCCGTCCGCGATCGAGGCGGCCTGGAAGTCGGCGCTGTCGGCCCCGCACGGCCCGGTGTGGGTGGAGATCCCGCAGGACGTGCTGCTGGCCGAGACCCTGATCCCGGTGGTGACGGGCGGCGACGCCTTCCCCGAGGACCTGCCTCCCCGCCCCGAACTGACCGCTGTGGCAGCCGACTTGCTGTCGAAGGCGGTCCGTCCGGCGATCATCGCGGGCGGGGGAGTGGTACGCGCGGACGCCTCGGGCAAGCTGAAGCAGCTGGCGGAGGTGCTGAAGGCGCCGGTGGTCACCACGCCCGGCGGGAAGGGAGCCTTCCCCTGGAAGCACCCCCTGTCCCTCCAGTCCTGGCTGGAGGACCGCCACACGACGGACTTCCTGGAGGACGCGGACGTGCTGTTGGTCGTCGGCTCCGGGCTCGGCGAACTCTCCTCCAACTACCACACGTTCAAGCCACGCGGCCGGGTCGTCCAGATCGAGGCGGACCTTGGCAAACTGGAGTCCAACCACCCCGCGCTGGGCATCCACGCGGACGCCCGCCTGGCGTTGCAGGCGCTGCTGGAGACGGTGGAGGAGCGCACGGACGACTCCGCCCCGGATCGCGTACGCACACTGCTCGCGAAGGTCGCCGACCGCATCGCGTCCCAGGAACTCACCCTGGAACAGCAGCTCTTGGCATCGATCCGCACGGCCCTCCCCACCGACTCCCCGTCCTTCTGGGACATGACGATCCTCGCCTACTGGGCCTGGTCGGCCTTCGACGCCAAGGGCCCGGGCCGCATGCACTCCGCCCAGGGCGCCGGCGGCCTCGGCTACGCCTTCCCCGCGGCCCTGGGCGCGGCGGTCGCCGACCCCACCGCACCCGTACTCGCAGTCTCCGGCGACGGCGGCGCGCTGTACTCGATCGCCGAGCTGGCCACGGCGAAGCAGTACGACCTCCCCGTGACGTGGCTCATCGTCGACGACGGCGGCTACGGCATCCTGCGCGAATACATGACGGACGCGTTCGGGGAGGCGACGGGGACGGAGCTGGTACGCCCCGACTATGTGGCCCTGGCGGAGTCGTTCGGCGTCCCGGGCGTGCGGACGACCCCCGAGACGCTCACGGCCGACCTGGCCAAGTCCCTCGCGACGCCCGGCCCTTCGGTGGTCGTGCTTCCGGCGCTGCTGCGGATGTTCGCACCGACGCACCTGCCCACGTAAGGAGAGCGGTACATGGGGGAGCCGTCCATGGAGTCGCCGGTGGAGCCGTCCGTGGAGTCGCCCATGGAGTCGTACCTGGCCGAGGTCGTCGACGGGCTTGCGTCGGTGTTCCCGGACGGTGTCGCCGACGAGGACTACCCGCCGCTGCTCGTGATCCTCTCCGAGTCGCTGTCGGAGCGGAACCTGGGCGTGGTCGTGGAGGCGGCGTTCGGGGTCGATCGGCATGTGGCGCGGAACGACATGGCCGCGGCGCTGTCCGTGCGGCGGCCGGCGCCCGGGCGGGTCGGGCGGCTGAAGGCGCGGATGGTGGAGCGGGGCTGGGAGCTGGACGACGAGGACGACGGGGGCGACGGGGACGACCGGGACGACGAGGGCTGAGCCCCTGTCGTCCCGGTCGTCCCCGTCGTCCGGGTGCGCCGTCAGGCGGTCAGCGCAGGGACTGGCCGAACAGGGCGTCCGTGTACGGGGCCGAGAGGTCCTTCGCGCCGAAGGCGAGGGCCGACTTCGTGGTGAGGCCGGAGGCCGTGCCGCGCAGGAGCCAGACCGCGCCGTTGTCGCTGTTCTCGGTGGGGGCGCCGACGGCGAGGTCGCGGTGGCCGTCGCCGTTGACGTCGACCAGGGCGGTGGACGCGCCGAACTTGTCCTCCGACTCGGCCGCCCCGGGGATCCCGGCGGTGTCCTGGGTGAAGGCCTGCGCGCCCGTGCCCGTGACGCCGGAGGCGCTGCCGTGGAGCAGGGCCACCGAACCGGCGTTGGTCAGCTTGCCCAGGTCCTCGTACGCGATGCCGAGCGCGATGTCGGCGTAACCGTCACCGGTGACATCGGCGACCGACACCGACGAGCCGACGACGTCGCCGGACTCCTGGACGCCGGGGAAGCCGGGCAGGTCCTGGTCGAAGGA belongs to Streptomyces graminofaciens and includes:
- a CDS encoding acyl-CoA dehydrogenase family protein; translation: MRRTVFNEDHEAFRETLRAFIEAEVVPVYDEWFAAGQAPREFYYKLAELGLFGITVPEEFGGAGIDSYKFEAVMYEETARAGVQFGGSGVHVLLGLPYVKLLATDEQKKRYLPKFVSAEEMWAIAMTEPGTGSDLAGMKTTAKLSEDGTHYVLNGSKTFITGGVHADRMIVCARTSPATAEDRRHGISLFVVDTKAEGYSVGRKLDKLGLRTSDTAELAFVDVKVPVEDLLGEENKGFYYLGHNLASERWGIAYGAYAQAKAAIRFTKQYVKDRVVFGQPVAAFQNTKFELAACQAEVDAAEAVVDRATEALDAGELTPAEAASAKLFATEVAHRVIDRCLQLHGGYGFMNEYPIARLYADNRVNRIYGGTSEIMKSIIAKDMGL
- a CDS encoding acyl-CoA thioesterase, whose protein sequence is MSQAPLQDLLDLLDLEQIEENIFRGQSRPAIVPRVFGGQVAAQALVAAGRTVPRDRLPHSLHAYFLRIGDPGAPIVYTVDRMNDGRSFTARRVLAVQHGQPIFALSASFQRYEEGLEHQAPMPSAPDPETLPTAEERLAGYDLAPEVVQKMLESRAAVDVRYVDDPPFGRYGEPREPHSQVWFRADGKLDDDPLLHVVLATYVSDMTLLDSILLAHGRGGWAVGDVVGASLDHAMWFHRPFRADEWLLYDQESPSASAGRGLGQGRIYTRDGRLAISVIQEGVVRVPR
- a CDS encoding M6 family metalloprotease domain-containing protein; its protein translation is MVEPFTGGNSAVAVWSEFCAIAPSPELRERVRRELERVRGESDLGSMFRTNGAPRRLGFDDGTIIPAGEFPPGTPHEAIRNAAATRTPLTGAVRVVVVLADFQDKPMTAEKEHFEKLFFSVGELRHGSVRDYFREVTHGLVDIVGEVIGPVRLPKKLSWYANNNFGIGRPRGEARARLMARDAAVLADPLVNYAPYDNDGNGFVDAFMVLHAGSGGEATGDPGDIWSHKWVLPSAYNADGARIFGYLTIPEDAKIGVCAHELGHLLFGFPDLYDIDGSSEGVGDWCLMGGGSWGGGGDIPTHPSAWCKVQQGWAKAVNVTNDTTLSIPDVKSGFEAHRLWTDGLPGNEYFLVENRQRTGYDTSLPESGLLIWHVDEGQQDNSNENHFMVGLVQADDQRDLEWGTNRGDSGDPYPGSTGNTAFGDRSSPSSQSYAGAPTGVSVTDISASGATMTARVSVSSAQAVRMPVAVAAGPEAEDMSALVETIHELQERLASLEQTVANYPWAGAEAYLRQSARPEPKAAAGGPQSPAKASNSQARHRHQGPPHR
- a CDS encoding phosphatase — protein: MPISGTPSRAELVEHLVQTRIAGDVATPRENNLSHYRELANGNRHYWLGLELGDRWSDEQDVLAVMAERVGVNDDPGHRYGQDTIDPDLTVDALERMAARLRKAAAGKQRVLFATGHPGGLLDVHRATAQALRAAGCEIVVIPDGLQTDEGYVMQFADVAVLEHGASLWHTHSPEPMRAILRGMEGAGRPLPDLVVADHGWAGCAGQLGIDSVGYADCNDPALFLAESEGTLQVAVPLDDHVLSPRYYDPMTAYLLEQAGLA
- a CDS encoding PucR family transcriptional regulator, translating into MPDPVVPPTPPVPLSALLAREDLGLRQIAGPVDEDTAIHWAHTSEMSDPYPYLLGGELLLTAGIHVPEPAGSGTYFDDYVSRVVAAGGAALGFGVAPVHDTVPRALVEACDTYGLPLIEVPPRTTFSGVARAVWQLMARARHAELRRVTEAQQSLAAAASRPDPVRAVLRQLAGRVGGRAVLYGPEGVELASAGRGPTPAALADLATVVGPHEPAPAGTPRPPELSPHTSTSTPAPTPAPIPASATDTVDGTHLSAYALGAGQGFVLGVATPWREHGDHTIAAVAAVLLSLLTGEQQSGTGAARAAALVRLLLGASPEDVAPLLGAGPWLVVHARPADDGPPPDTVSAAALGAALGSALVDAHGDVVRILVPADHEVTAQPGWTLGVAAPAAPHEWAAADTHAARALARARATRTALVRHGARTALADLVPAVDAAAHARALLAPLADSPALGETLRTWLSLHGSWDRTAVALAVHRNTVRQRIGRCAALLEADLDDPDVRMELWFALRTG
- the speB gene encoding agmatinase, which gives rise to MSGIETPRGPVDSSRIPRYAGPATYARLPRLDEVGRADVAVVGVPFDSGVSYRPGARFGGNAIREASRLLRPYNPAQDASPFALAQVADAGDIAANPFNIDEAVETVEAAADELLGTGARLMTLGGDHTIALPLLRSVAKKHGPVALLHFDAHLDTWDTYFGAEYTHGTPFRRAVEEGILDTEALSHVGTRGPLYGKQDLTDDEKMGFGIVTSADIYRRGADEVADQLRQRIGDRPLYISIDIDCLDPAHAPGTGTPEAGGMTSRELLEILRGLASCNLVSADVVEVAPAYDHAEITAVAASHTAYELTTIMSRQIAQAKQSKQEKAAK
- a CDS encoding thiamine pyrophosphate-binding protein, with the protein product MTHDHDLVLRPTAAQTEAALNPPPGRTGGDLVVETLAALGTTTVFGLPGQHALGMFDALRRSDLRYIGLRVENNAGFAADAYGRITGEAAPLLLSTGPGALTSLPALQEAAAASAPVLAIASQIPTAGLGGGRHGYLHELPDQSASFRGVVKSVHTVRTQSQIPSAIEAAWKSALSAPHGPVWVEIPQDVLLAETLIPVVTGGDAFPEDLPPRPELTAVAADLLSKAVRPAIIAGGGVVRADASGKLKQLAEVLKAPVVTTPGGKGAFPWKHPLSLQSWLEDRHTTDFLEDADVLLVVGSGLGELSSNYHTFKPRGRVVQIEADLGKLESNHPALGIHADARLALQALLETVEERTDDSAPDRVRTLLAKVADRIASQELTLEQQLLASIRTALPTDSPSFWDMTILAYWAWSAFDAKGPGRMHSAQGAGGLGYAFPAALGAAVADPTAPVLAVSGDGGALYSIAELATAKQYDLPVTWLIVDDGGYGILREYMTDAFGEATGTELVRPDYVALAESFGVPGVRTTPETLTADLAKSLATPGPSVVVLPALLRMFAPTHLPT
- a CDS encoding DUF3349 domain-containing protein; this translates as MGEPSMESPVEPSVESPMESYLAEVVDGLASVFPDGVADEDYPPLLVILSESLSERNLGVVVEAAFGVDRHVARNDMAAALSVRRPAPGRVGRLKARMVERGWELDDEDDGGDGDDRDDEG